Below is a window of Desulfovibrio desulfuricans DNA.
GCGGCAGCCCGACGCCATCCATTATTTTAAGCCAATAGCTCTGACCGCAGAGTGCATGTACTGCCATGGCGACCCAAAGGGTGCGCCAGACCCCATTGGCGGCATCAAGGAGGGCTGGAAGGAAGGCGAAATCCATGGGGCGTTTGAAATAATCTATTCTCTGGATGATGCCGTTAAAAGAACCCAGAACGCTGCCTTTGCTATTGGAGCAGCAACTATTATCATACTGGTTTTAATTGTGTGCGCTGTATGGTTTATCATGCGCAACAGCCTTGTGAATCCTCTTTTGCGGCTTCAGATATTTGCCCACCAGATTTCCGAGGGGGAACTGGATACGCAGCCGAAGGGCTCCTTTAAAGCGGAATTGCAGGCTCTGGAGCGCTCTCTGACAGCCATGGTGTCCCGCCTGAAAGAAAAGATACTCTTTTCCGAGCAAAAAACGGCAGAAGCCGAAGAGTCTGAAGCCCGCGCGCAGCAGCATGCCCAGGAAGCGTCTGATGCCAGGGACGATGCCCTTAAATCGCGTGCTGCGGGCATGGTTGAAGCTGCCAATATGCTTGATAGTGTTGTCGGCTCCGTTACCTCGGCATCTCAGGAAATTTCAGCCCAGGTTGAGCAATCCAGCAATTTCGCCTTGAGCCTCTCAAACAGCATGAATTCTGTTGCCGCTGCCATGGATCAGATGAATACCTCTGTTCATGAGGTATCAACCAATGCTGCGCAGGCTTCATCTTCCTCTGAACTGGTAAAAGTCAACGCGAATAAGGAACTTGGCGAAGTTCGCAATATGGTTGAAGCCATCAAGTCTGTGCAGACCATGGCAAACAGCCTGAAGACCGGAATGAGCGAACTGGGGCAAAAGGCTGAAGACATTGGCAAAATTATGAATGTCATTAACGATATTGCAGACCAGACCAACCTGCTGGCCTTGAACGCAGCCATTGAAGCCGCCAGGGCCGGAGATGCCGGCAGAGGCTTTGCCGTTGTTGCGGACGAAGTGCGCAAACTCGCAGAAAAAACCATGCTGGCCGTAACGGAAGTGGGCGATGCCATCAAGGCCGTGCAGCAAGGCACGCGAAACAACGTCAGCGGGGTGGACGTTGCGGTTGAAGCTATTTCCAAAGTTAATGACATGGCCGAGGGAACAGGGGAAGCCATCAGCCAGATCACACTCCATGTGAACGAAATGGCCGACCAGATTCAGGCCATTGCCCGCGCTGTGGATGAACAGACGCACGCTTCTGCTGAAATAACGCAAGCCATCTCTGCGGCTGATCAGAACACGTCCGAGACTTCGGCTGCGCTTCAGGAGATATCAACGGCACTGATTGACCTTTCGCAGCAGAGCCAGGTTCTTGAGTCTCTTATTACCAAGCTGCGTAATGGCGCAAAGCAGATTACGGCAAAGTTTGATTAGCGGAGCGCAAGCAGCGCGGAAAAACCGCGATAGCTACGGTTTTTTATTTGTATGGATAAGCTCGGGCGGGCAAAGCATGTCGCCCCCAGCACGCCAATGGTTCGTAAACAACGATTGAGCGCGCTCCTGGGGGCAGTGCATTGCCCGCCTTTACTTTGGCCTCAGGCATGCGGAATTGCGGAGTGCTGGCCTGTGCTATATACTGCCGTTCTATGATTATTCTTGGCGACAGAGACATCAAGACCCTCCTTCTGGATCTGGCGCAGCAGCGCGCGGTAGAAGACGTGCTCTCGCTGGCTGTTAAAAGCCTCGGCACCGCGCGCGATTCCGCGCTGGTGCGCATATGGCTTGTGGAGCCAGATACCGCCTGCCCCGCATGCGCAGATAACGCAATCTGCGCGGGCCGGGGGCGATGCCTGCACCTCAAGGCCAGCTACGGCAAATCCCGCATTGACGGCAGGCTGTGGACAGAAACTGAACTGTCTGGATTTTATCGCTTTCCCCTTGGCAGCAGGAAAGTCGGGGCCATAGCCCTGACCAACAAACCGCTTGAGGTTGCACGCATTGACGGCACGGAACCCTGGATTGCCGACCCACAATGGATCGAGCAGGAGGGCATTGTCAGCTTTGTCGGGCAGCCCCTTGTTTGCCGGGGGGAAACCCTTGGCGTCATAGCGGTTTTTTCGCGCGGCATGCTTGAAGCGGGCACCCTTGAACTCTTGCGCATGGTTGCCGACCATATCGCCTACGCCATTGCCAATGCGCGTCTTTTTGAAATAGCCGATGCCAGCAACCAGAAAAAAGAGCTGGAAAACGCTCACCTGCGCGAAGAACTCTACGAAGCGCGCAAGTTTACGGGCATAATTGGTAACAGCGCAGCAATCAAGGAAATTCGCGAACAGATTCAGATTGTCGGGGATACGGAAGCAACCGTACTCATTCAAGGCGATTCCGGCACGGGCAAAGAACTTGTCGCCCATGAACTGCACAAGCACAGCAAAAGAAAAACCAGCCCGTTTATCAAGATAAACTGCGCCGCAATCCCACAGCATCTTTTTGAAAGCGAATTTTTTGGTCATGCCAAGGGGGCTTTCACTGGCGCTATCAGTGACCATATGGGATTTTTTCAGCTGGCTGACGGCGGAACCCTTTTCCTTGATGAAATTGCCGAGATTCCGCTGGAGCTTCAAGGCAAGCTGTTGCGGGTCATACAGGATGGAGAGTTCAGGAGAGTCGGGGAAGGCAAAAGCCGCCGCACCGATGTACGGATCATCGCCGCCACCAATAAAAATCTGAAACAGGCCATCCAGAACAAAACGTTCAGGGACGATCTGTACTACCGCCTGCAAGTCTTCCCCATCATCATGCCCAATCTTAACGAGCGGGAAGAAGACATCCCCCTGCTGGTGCGGCATTTTATCGGCGTTTTTTGTAAAAAAAATGGTCGCTGCACTTTTGACCTGTCGGAAGAACAGATGCTCAGGCTGCGGCGCTATAGCTGGCCGGGCAACATCAGGGAATTGCAGAATTTTGTTGAAAGAATGGTCATCACCGGGCGGCCAGAGCAGGCCCTGGCCTATCTTGCCCTTTGCGGGCCAGCGGATCTGTCGGAAAAAGCCTGCGGCGAGCCTGCCAGCGGCCCGCAAAAGATTTTCACGGAAAAGCAGATGCGGCACATGGAAAAAGCCAATCTGAAAGCCGCGCTGGAGCGCACAAACTGGCTCATATACGGCAACCGGGGCGCTGCGGCCCTGTTGGGGATAAAACCAACAACCCTTATTTCCCGGCTCAAACGGTTTGACCTGTATAAGCTCCGCCCGGCATCCATATCTTTTGACGAACCAAAGGATTTTTCCGGGGCCGACTAATTCATGCAGTTCCCCATGAAAAAAGGCGAAGTTCCGGCGGCAATGGCGTGCTCCGAAACTTCGCCTTTCACATCATCTGCCTGCAGTGCAGATCAGCTCAGGACGAGGTTAATGAGGGCTGTGGAGGAACGGCATTTCCTATCCCTCGCCTTCGGCCTGGCTTTGCTTTCCAGCCCCCTTGAGGCCGTACATGGTTGTACTGCCTGAGGACCAAAATTCCATCACTTCGCATTGCACCATTGAAGTCAGTATCTTTTTTACTTCTCTGGGGCCTTTTTCAGGAAAAATATCCAGAAAGTCTTTGAAGTAAAACTTGGTTTTGTTTTTCTCAGCGATGAAATCAACGATTTTTTGTTGATCCGGCGTCATTAGGAACCTCATTGTCGTGGGCACCCCGCAGAGGGGAGCGGGGTGCCCCAGACTGTTAGAACTTGAACTGCGTGCTCTGGCGCCAGGTGTAGTAGGCGGGATCACGGAAGTCATCGATAAGGTGGTGGGTAAATTCAAGGCCGGTCATCTTGAAGAAGGTTTCCCAGCCGATGCGTTCAGCCCAGTCGCCCAGACGTTCGTACTTGTTGGCGTTGGCCGCGTATACGTCCACAATATGCTTGATGGTTTTGGTCAGTGTGGGCCAGCGGGGCGGCTCGTTGGGGATGTAGCCCACAACGACCTTGGAGAACTTGGGCATGCTGATGCGGTTGGAAACCTTGCCGCCAACCATGATGGCAACGCCGTCGCCTTCGGCATCCGAGATAGGCAGGGCGGGACACATGGTGTAGCAGTTGCCGCAGTACATGCAGCGCTCTTCCTTGATGGCGATGGAGTTCACCTTGTTGCCGTTGTGTTCCACCTTGGTGGGGCGCACAGCGGCGGTGGGGCAGGCGGAAACAGCCAGCGGGATTTCGCAGAGCTGGTCAGCCCATTCATGATCGACCATGGGAGGCTTGCGGTGGATACCCACAAGGCCGATGTCCGAGCAGTGTACAGCGCCGCACATGTTGATGCAGCAGGCCAGCGCTATACGCACCGGGGCGGGCATGCGCATGTCTTTAAACTCTTCAAAAAGGGCGTCCATCACGGCCTTGACCGGGCCGGAGGCGTCGGTTGCGGGGGTGTGGCAGTGCAGCCAGCCCTGGGTGTGCACCATGTTGCTGATGCCAGCGCCAGTGCCGCCCACGGGGAACTTGAACGAACCACCATCAAACTTGCGGCTGTTCAGGTCGTCGCGCAGTGCTTCCATAGTGGCTTTGTCTTCCACCATGAATTCAATGTTGCTGCGCGTTGTCCAGCGCAAATGGCCGCCGCAATACTTGTCGGCAATATCGCACAGTTCGCGGATATGCGTGATAGACATGGTACGGGTGCCGCCAATGCGCACCGTATAGCATGTTTCGCCGCTTTCAGCCACGTGCACGAGCACGCCGGGCTCCAGAATCTCGTGATAAAGCCATTTGCCAAAGTTCCTGGCAATTACCGGCGGAAAGAATTCATTATATTTGCGGGGGCCAATATCGCTGATACGGCCTTCCATCGGTTTTGCGGGATTGTACCCGGAAGAAATAAAAGCCATGTTCTTCTCCCCCTTTGACTAGCGTTGATGACGTTTGCGGTAAGCAGCAAGGTCACGGTTCCAGCCGCCAGGCACTTCTTCTTCCTTGAAGAAGATGTACGGGTTGGAACGCGGTTCCTTCACATGGTAGGCAG
It encodes the following:
- a CDS encoding methyl-accepting chemotaxis protein: MQSIWKSEEEAVLQSARGIVSMAESARQEMALKFNGVIKPLDEISRDKLVDAVPIITAIKMARQNASKLGYRFRVPKYSPRNPENTPNELEKTALDKIKSQGLTELVVRQPDAIHYFKPIALTAECMYCHGDPKGAPDPIGGIKEGWKEGEIHGAFEIIYSLDDAVKRTQNAAFAIGAATIIILVLIVCAVWFIMRNSLVNPLLRLQIFAHQISEGELDTQPKGSFKAELQALERSLTAMVSRLKEKILFSEQKTAEAEESEARAQQHAQEASDARDDALKSRAAGMVEAANMLDSVVGSVTSASQEISAQVEQSSNFALSLSNSMNSVAAAMDQMNTSVHEVSTNAAQASSSSELVKVNANKELGEVRNMVEAIKSVQTMANSLKTGMSELGQKAEDIGKIMNVINDIADQTNLLALNAAIEAARAGDAGRGFAVVADEVRKLAEKTMLAVTEVGDAIKAVQQGTRNNVSGVDVAVEAISKVNDMAEGTGEAISQITLHVNEMADQIQAIARAVDEQTHASAEITQAISAADQNTSETSAALQEISTALIDLSQQSQVLESLITKLRNGAKQITAKFD
- a CDS encoding sigma-54-dependent Fis family transcriptional regulator, with the translated sequence MIILGDRDIKTLLLDLAQQRAVEDVLSLAVKSLGTARDSALVRIWLVEPDTACPACADNAICAGRGRCLHLKASYGKSRIDGRLWTETELSGFYRFPLGSRKVGAIALTNKPLEVARIDGTEPWIADPQWIEQEGIVSFVGQPLVCRGETLGVIAVFSRGMLEAGTLELLRMVADHIAYAIANARLFEIADASNQKKELENAHLREELYEARKFTGIIGNSAAIKEIREQIQIVGDTEATVLIQGDSGTGKELVAHELHKHSKRKTSPFIKINCAAIPQHLFESEFFGHAKGAFTGAISDHMGFFQLADGGTLFLDEIAEIPLELQGKLLRVIQDGEFRRVGEGKSRRTDVRIIAATNKNLKQAIQNKTFRDDLYYRLQVFPIIMPNLNEREEDIPLLVRHFIGVFCKKNGRCTFDLSEEQMLRLRRYSWPGNIRELQNFVERMVITGRPEQALAYLALCGPADLSEKACGEPASGPQKIFTEKQMRHMEKANLKAALERTNWLIYGNRGAAALLGIKPTTLISRLKRFDLYKLRPASISFDEPKDFSGAD
- a CDS encoding dissimilatory sulfite reductase D family protein → MTPDQQKIVDFIAEKNKTKFYFKDFLDIFPEKGPREVKKILTSMVQCEVMEFWSSGSTTMYGLKGAGKQSQAEGEG
- the dsrB gene encoding dissimilatory-type sulfite reductase subunit beta; this translates as MAFISSGYNPAKPMEGRISDIGPRKYNEFFPPVIARNFGKWLYHEILEPGVLVHVAESGETCYTVRIGGTRTMSITHIRELCDIADKYCGGHLRWTTRSNIEFMVEDKATMEALRDDLNSRKFDGGSFKFPVGGTGAGISNMVHTQGWLHCHTPATDASGPVKAVMDALFEEFKDMRMPAPVRIALACCINMCGAVHCSDIGLVGIHRKPPMVDHEWADQLCEIPLAVSACPTAAVRPTKVEHNGNKVNSIAIKEERCMYCGNCYTMCPALPISDAEGDGVAIMVGGKVSNRISMPKFSKVVVGYIPNEPPRWPTLTKTIKHIVDVYAANANKYERLGDWAERIGWETFFKMTGLEFTHHLIDDFRDPAYYTWRQSTQFKF